From a single Bacillus pumilus genomic region:
- a CDS encoding methylated-DNA--[protein]-cysteine S-methyltransferase gives MYYTVYHAPIGALYLVEKDAAIIEVMFDDEPFLAKKQEANLIEEETPVLQEAKKQLDEYFNGERQVFDLPLKQTGSPFQEQVWQALSAIPYGESKSYADIAEAIGNPKAVRAIGQANRRNTLPIFIPCHRVIGKDRSLTGYAGTKTDMKAVLLELEGIPFVQK, from the coding sequence ATGTATTATACCGTCTATCACGCACCAATCGGGGCATTATACCTAGTAGAAAAAGACGCTGCTATCATCGAGGTGATGTTTGATGATGAGCCGTTTTTAGCAAAAAAACAAGAAGCCAACCTAATAGAAGAAGAGACGCCTGTCTTACAAGAAGCGAAAAAGCAGCTGGATGAATATTTCAATGGGGAGCGTCAAGTATTCGATCTCCCGCTCAAGCAAACCGGTTCTCCGTTTCAAGAGCAGGTCTGGCAAGCACTTTCAGCTATTCCATATGGTGAATCAAAAAGCTATGCAGACATTGCAGAAGCGATTGGTAACCCAAAGGCTGTGAGAGCGATTGGACAGGCAAACAGACGCAATACATTACCGATCTTTATCCCTTGTCACAGAGTGATTGGAAAAGACCGCTCTCTGACGGGCTATGCAGGAACGAAAACAGACATGAAAGCGGTCCTGCTAGAATTAGAAGGCATCCCATTTGTTCAAAAATAA
- the mtnA gene encoding S-methyl-5-thioribose-1-phosphate isomerase, with protein MSKEFEVPRSVEWEENHINILNQQKLPAETVFEHLYTKEDVYDAIVTLKVRGAPAIGITAAFGLALSAQDIETEEIDVFKQEVIRIKEYLNSARPTAVNLAWALDRLLQRIERAASVNAAKTDLVHEAIQIQIEDEETCRHIGQNALQLFKSGDRIMTICNAGSIATSRYGTALAPFYLAKKKNLDLHIYACETRPVLQGARLTTWELMQGGVDVTLITDNMAAHTMKEKQISAVIVGADRIARNGDTANKIGTLSLAILAKHFHIPFFVAAPLSTFDISTQDGADIPIEERDPQEVKEINGVQIAPPDVQVFNPAFDVTPHHLISGIITEKGIITSNYTEEIDALFAESTSVSS; from the coding sequence TTGTCTAAAGAATTTGAAGTCCCACGTTCTGTCGAATGGGAAGAAAACCATATTAACATTTTGAATCAACAAAAATTGCCGGCCGAAACCGTGTTTGAGCATTTATATACAAAAGAAGATGTGTATGATGCCATTGTTACGTTAAAAGTGCGGGGAGCACCTGCCATTGGCATTACAGCAGCTTTTGGACTGGCGCTCAGTGCTCAAGACATTGAGACAGAAGAGATTGATGTATTTAAACAAGAAGTCATTCGGATAAAAGAATATTTAAATAGTGCCCGTCCAACCGCTGTGAACCTAGCGTGGGCATTAGATCGATTGTTGCAGCGCATTGAGCGTGCAGCTTCGGTGAATGCAGCCAAGACAGACCTTGTCCATGAAGCCATTCAAATACAAATTGAAGATGAAGAAACATGCAGACACATCGGTCAAAATGCACTCCAGCTCTTTAAATCAGGTGATCGTATTATGACCATTTGCAATGCAGGGTCCATCGCTACGAGCCGGTATGGAACAGCCCTTGCTCCTTTTTATTTAGCGAAAAAGAAAAATCTTGATCTTCACATTTATGCCTGTGAAACACGCCCCGTTCTTCAAGGCGCCAGACTGACAACATGGGAGCTCATGCAAGGCGGTGTAGATGTGACGCTCATTACAGATAACATGGCAGCCCATACAATGAAAGAAAAGCAAATTTCAGCTGTCATTGTTGGAGCTGATCGCATCGCCCGTAACGGAGATACAGCGAATAAGATTGGAACGCTGAGCCTTGCGATTTTAGCTAAGCATTTTCATATTCCGTTTTTTGTTGCAGCACCTCTTTCAACCTTTGATATCTCAACTCAAGACGGGGCAGATATTCCGATTGAAGAGCGCGATCCGCAGGAAGTAAAAGAAATAAACGGTGTCCAAATTGCACCACCTGATGTTCAGGTATTCAATCCTGCCTTTGATGTCACTCCTCACCACCTCATATCAGGTATCATTACAGAGAAAGGCATTATCACGTCTAACTATACAGAAGAGATTGATGCTCTGTTCGCTGAAAGCACCTCCGTTTCATCATAA
- the mtnK gene encoding S-methyl-5-thioribose kinase has product MVTLTASYEELTESSAVALAIRLGLIQESSHLTCTEIGDGNLNYVFHMFDHKREKGLIIKQALPYAKVVGESWPLTLDRARIESAALIKQSEYAPHLVPAVYYSDTALAVTAMEDLSHLEIVRKGLIAGKQYPHLSDHVGEFLGKTLFYTSDFATYPKIKKQFVKQFTNPDLCDITEKLVFTDPFFDSETNDFEEELRGAAEALWADLEVQAKAAELKRIFLTSAETLVHGDLHTGSIFASETETKIIDPEFAFYGPFGFDIGHFIANLFINALSRENEHDQQHLFDHVINVWATFKDVFAKAWKEDSIEAFSVSDSFLETTFDRILKEAAGFAGCELVRRTIGLAHAADLDAISSPSRRIHQKKAALTFGKTLIKRYHAVETASDLVALFQQSVKE; this is encoded by the coding sequence TTGGTTACACTTACGGCATCATATGAAGAACTAACAGAAAGCTCGGCAGTTGCACTCGCAATTAGACTTGGCTTGATCCAAGAAAGCAGCCATTTGACATGTACTGAAATCGGAGATGGGAATTTAAATTACGTCTTTCATATGTTTGATCACAAACGAGAAAAAGGATTGATTATCAAGCAGGCCCTTCCCTACGCCAAGGTAGTTGGGGAGAGCTGGCCGCTTACATTAGACCGGGCGAGAATTGAAAGTGCTGCCCTGATCAAGCAGTCAGAATATGCACCGCACCTCGTACCCGCGGTCTATTATTCAGATACAGCTCTTGCTGTGACGGCAATGGAGGATCTATCACATCTAGAAATCGTCAGAAAAGGGCTAATTGCCGGAAAACAATATCCGCATTTATCTGATCATGTCGGAGAATTTTTAGGAAAAACACTTTTTTACACATCTGACTTTGCCACATACCCTAAAATCAAAAAACAATTTGTGAAGCAATTTACGAATCCGGACCTTTGTGACATTACGGAAAAACTCGTCTTCACAGATCCCTTCTTTGATAGCGAAACAAATGACTTTGAAGAAGAATTAAGAGGTGCTGCCGAAGCCCTTTGGGCAGATCTTGAAGTCCAGGCCAAAGCAGCTGAGCTGAAGCGCATCTTCCTGACATCAGCTGAAACACTCGTTCATGGAGATCTTCATACAGGAAGTATTTTTGCAAGTGAGACCGAAACAAAAATCATTGATCCAGAATTCGCCTTTTACGGTCCCTTTGGATTTGATATTGGCCACTTTATCGCTAACCTGTTCATTAATGCTTTATCACGTGAGAATGAACACGATCAACAGCACCTGTTTGACCATGTCATCAATGTATGGGCAACCTTCAAAGACGTGTTCGCAAAAGCTTGGAAAGAAGACAGTATTGAAGCGTTTAGTGTATCTGACAGCTTTTTAGAAACAACCTTTGACCGTATTTTAAAAGAAGCAGCAGGCTTTGCCGGCTGTGAGCTTGTCCGCCGTACAATTGGTCTTGCTCATGCCGCTGATCTAGATGCGATCTCATCACCATCTAGACGAATTCATCAGAAAAAAGCAGCACTAACGTTCGGAAAAACATTAATCAAACGATATCATGCAGTGGAAACAGCGTCTGACCTCGTCGCATTATTCCAGCAATCTGTAAAGGAGTGA
- a CDS encoding pyridoxal phosphate-dependent aminotransferase encodes MEFQQSDVLKELPKQFFASLVQKVQKKVQEGADIINLGQGNPDQPTPSHIVKAMQEAVAKPENHQYSSFRGTAKLKEAAAAFYEREYGVTLDPKTEIAILFGGKAGLVELPQCLLNPGDTLLVPDPGYPDYWSGAVLAGAQMVTMPLLEENDFLPDYDRLSEDDKKKAKLMYLNYPNNPTGATASRSFFEETVTFAKDHKLCVVHDFAYGGIGFDGKKPISFLQTDGAKETGIEIYTLSKTYNMAGWRVGFAAGNPSVIEAIELYQDHLFVSLFKATQDAAAVALLSDQTCVQMQNERYENRRNVWIAACKEIGWEVSAPKGSFFAWLKVPEGYTSESFSDLLLEKAHVALAPGNGFGAHGEGYVRVGLLTSEERLKEAARRIAALNLF; translated from the coding sequence ATGGAATTTCAGCAATCAGATGTGTTGAAAGAATTACCGAAGCAATTTTTTGCGTCCCTTGTCCAAAAGGTGCAGAAAAAAGTGCAGGAAGGGGCAGATATCATTAACTTAGGGCAGGGAAATCCTGACCAGCCAACCCCCTCGCACATTGTAAAAGCGATGCAGGAAGCAGTCGCAAAGCCTGAAAACCATCAATACTCTTCATTCCGCGGAACAGCGAAATTAAAAGAGGCCGCAGCCGCCTTTTATGAAAGAGAATATGGTGTTACGCTTGATCCAAAAACGGAGATTGCGATTTTATTTGGCGGGAAAGCAGGGCTTGTTGAACTGCCGCAATGCCTGCTGAATCCGGGTGATACTCTTCTTGTCCCAGACCCTGGTTATCCTGATTATTGGTCAGGTGCTGTGCTTGCTGGAGCTCAGATGGTGACCATGCCGCTTCTTGAAGAAAATGATTTTTTACCTGACTATGATCGATTGTCTGAGGATGATAAGAAAAAAGCAAAATTGATGTACTTAAATTATCCCAACAATCCGACGGGTGCCACAGCAAGCCGTTCATTTTTTGAAGAAACCGTTACGTTTGCGAAAGACCACAAGCTCTGTGTTGTGCATGATTTTGCCTATGGCGGCATTGGATTTGATGGAAAGAAGCCGATCAGCTTTTTGCAAACAGATGGAGCGAAAGAGACGGGGATTGAAATTTACACATTGTCTAAAACGTATAATATGGCCGGCTGGAGAGTGGGTTTTGCAGCAGGTAATCCGTCTGTTATTGAAGCGATTGAGCTGTATCAGGATCACCTGTTTGTCTCCCTGTTTAAAGCCACCCAAGATGCAGCAGCGGTAGCACTGCTAAGCGATCAAACATGCGTACAGATGCAAAATGAACGATATGAGAACAGGCGAAATGTGTGGATTGCTGCTTGCAAGGAGATTGGCTGGGAGGTCAGTGCGCCAAAGGGGTCATTCTTTGCTTGGCTAAAGGTGCCAGAAGGGTATACATCTGAATCGTTTTCTGACTTATTATTAGAGAAAGCACATGTGGCTCTGGCACCGGGGAATGGATTTGGTGCTCACGGTGAAGGATACGTGCGAGTAGGACTTTTAACAAGTGAGGAACGGTTAAAAGAAGCCGCTCGGCGCATTGCGGCATTGAATCTGTTTTAA
- the mtnW gene encoding 2,3-diketo-5-methylthiopentyl-1-phosphate enolase, giving the protein MSELLATYVLTHREDEQVNRKAEQIALGLTVGSWTDLPQLKKEQLQKHKGRVVKVSETFASAENGLYQSEVMIAYPEANFSADIPAVLTTIFGKLSLDGKVKLVDIQFSDRFKRSLPGPAFGIDGIRKKTGVFDRPLLMSIFKGVIGRDMEDLKEQLRLQALGGVDFIKDDEILFESPLAPFEERIKEGKKILKETYEETGHRTLYAVNLTGRTFDLKDRARKAAELGADALLFNVFAYGLDVMQSLAEDPDIPLPIMAHPAVSGALTSSPEYGFAHSLLLGTLNRYAGADLSLFPSPYGSVALPKKDALGIYEACVKEDSFRKTFPVPSAGIHPGMVPILMKDFGLDHVINAGGGIHGHPRGAIGGGKAFRSMIDAVINEESIQEKASSCQDLKAALELWGRVSE; this is encoded by the coding sequence GTGAGTGAATTACTGGCAACATACGTATTAACACACCGAGAGGATGAACAAGTGAACCGAAAAGCGGAGCAGATCGCGCTTGGTTTAACAGTTGGATCATGGACAGATTTGCCGCAGCTCAAAAAGGAGCAGCTTCAAAAGCATAAAGGCCGTGTAGTAAAAGTATCAGAAACATTTGCTTCAGCCGAAAATGGTCTATATCAATCTGAGGTGATGATTGCTTATCCTGAAGCTAATTTTTCAGCTGACATACCAGCCGTTTTGACAACGATTTTTGGAAAGCTTTCACTAGATGGAAAAGTGAAGCTAGTTGACATACAATTCTCGGATAGATTTAAAAGAAGCCTGCCAGGACCAGCATTTGGAATTGATGGCATACGAAAAAAAACAGGCGTGTTTGATCGTCCGCTATTGATGAGCATTTTTAAAGGTGTCATTGGCCGTGATATGGAGGATTTAAAGGAGCAGCTCCGTTTACAAGCATTAGGTGGCGTTGACTTTATCAAAGATGATGAAATTTTATTTGAGAGCCCGCTAGCCCCTTTTGAAGAACGAATCAAAGAGGGAAAAAAGATATTAAAAGAAACATATGAAGAGACAGGGCACCGAACGCTGTATGCCGTTAATTTAACAGGCAGAACCTTCGATTTGAAGGATCGAGCAAGAAAAGCAGCTGAGCTTGGAGCGGATGCCCTCTTATTCAATGTCTTTGCCTACGGGCTAGATGTGATGCAAAGCTTAGCTGAGGACCCAGATATTCCATTGCCTATTATGGCGCATCCAGCTGTGAGCGGTGCATTGACATCATCGCCTGAATATGGATTCGCCCATTCTCTTCTTTTAGGGACATTAAATCGATATGCTGGCGCTGATTTAAGTCTTTTTCCCTCACCGTATGGGTCGGTCGCACTTCCAAAAAAAGACGCCTTAGGAATCTACGAAGCTTGTGTAAAAGAGGATTCGTTTCGAAAAACGTTCCCTGTTCCGTCAGCAGGTATTCATCCTGGAATGGTTCCAATTTTGATGAAAGATTTTGGACTCGACCATGTGATAAATGCTGGTGGAGGAATTCACGGACATCCACGTGGAGCCATCGGCGGAGGGAAAGCATTTCGTTCGATGATCGATGCAGTGATAAATGAAGAGTCCATCCAAGAGAAGGCATCTTCTTGCCAAGACTTAAAAGCAGCACTTGAACTATGGGGAAGGGTATCAGAATAA